The Thermogemmatispora onikobensis genome has a segment encoding these proteins:
- a CDS encoding ABC transporter substrate-binding protein, with protein MKLKVAIDAFSSSFLPDFVALDKGYFQAQGLTVYPTPFQTEPTSPQMAEAIHSGAIDVAIGGLATEAFLVSQIDSNVQVIGQLQVAFPNDIIVSNKFLQQTGLSETSPLEAKVKALVGKKIGVVSTTGQTGAFVSYLFYLFGLNASKDATLVSVGNNVSSAIAALKAGRVDALSFFKPTGEAVQLQKVGRMLISPLRGDVPQLTGHLNSVFYAKASLISAKPNTFKALVRAIAMALAFIQKYPDQAAKILQKYTHISDQAATAVMQDLRTSYPSSPVVDQQAYNVTAAFALQTGIAKKIPSFSSLVDTQTATQALQSFTPKV; from the coding sequence ATGAAGCTGAAGGTGGCCATTGACGCCTTCTCCAGCTCCTTCCTGCCCGATTTCGTCGCCCTCGACAAAGGCTACTTCCAGGCCCAGGGCCTCACCGTCTATCCTACCCCCTTCCAGACTGAGCCTACCAGCCCCCAGATGGCCGAGGCCATCCATTCCGGCGCCATCGACGTCGCCATCGGCGGTCTGGCTACCGAAGCCTTCCTGGTCTCACAGATCGACTCGAATGTCCAGGTCATCGGTCAGCTCCAGGTGGCTTTCCCTAACGATATCATCGTCAGCAACAAGTTCCTGCAGCAAACTGGCCTTTCCGAGACCAGCCCCCTGGAGGCCAAGGTCAAAGCTCTCGTCGGCAAAAAGATCGGTGTCGTCTCTACCACCGGCCAGACTGGCGCCTTTGTCAGCTATCTCTTCTACCTCTTCGGTCTCAATGCCAGTAAGGACGCAACCCTTGTCTCGGTCGGCAACAACGTCTCTTCCGCCATCGCCGCTCTCAAGGCGGGCCGCGTCGATGCCCTCAGCTTCTTCAAGCCCACCGGCGAGGCCGTCCAGCTTCAGAAAGTGGGCCGCATGCTGATCAGCCCCCTGCGCGGCGATGTCCCTCAGCTGACGGGCCATCTCAACTCGGTCTTCTATGCCAAGGCCAGTCTCATCAGCGCTAAGCCCAACACCTTCAAAGCCTTGGTGCGCGCCATCGCGATGGCTCTGGCCTTCATTCAAAAGTATCCCGACCAGGCCGCCAAGATCTTGCAGAAATACACCCATATCAGCGACCAGGCCGCTACCGCGGTCATGCAGGATCTACGTACTTCCTACCCTTCTTCTCCTGTGGTTGACCAACAAGCCTACAATGTCACCGCTGCTTTCGCTCTGCAAACTGGTATTGCCAAGAAGATCCCTTCTTTCTCTTCCCTGGTTGACACCCAGACGGCAACCCAGGCTCTGCAGAGCTTTACACCGAAGGTGTAA